The following nucleotide sequence is from Leptolyngbya subtilissima AS-A7.
ATGCCAAGCAGGCCGAAGCCCAAGCTACCCATGCTAAAGAAGATGTGAAGGATGCAATGAAAAAAGCCATCGACTAAGCGCTACAGCCTACTGTTTGAAACCTATTAGTGACCCCCCGGGGCAGCCACTGGCTGCCCCTTTTTGTTGGACAGCAATAACGAGGAAGTAAAGATATTTCAGAACTATGGCTGGCTATATAGTTGCCGGGTAAATTTCAGTTCGGGAGCCAAAATGGGTTCTCTAAACCAGAGAGGATTTCCTGTCTAGCGTTGGGATGTGCCGCGACTATGTTCTCAATTTTTATACTGACCCACAATGAGGAGCGGGATATTGCCGCTTGTATTGAGTCGGCCCTGCTGTCCGACGATGTAATTGTGGTGGACTCGTGTAGCAGCGATCGCACCAAAACCATCGCCACCCAATACCCCATTCGCTTCATCGAACATCCTTTCGCCAGCCACGGCCAGCAGCGCACCTGGATGCTAGAGCATGTGCCCTACCACCACGACTGGGCCTACATTCTCGAAGCCGACGAGCGCATGACGCCAGAGCTGTTTGCCGAATGTTTGGATGTGATTGCTAATGGCGATAAAGCTGGCTACTACGTGGCCGAGCGGGTCATGTTTATGGGCAGCTGGATTCGCCGCAGCACCCAGTTTCCGCGCTACCAGCTGCGGCTGCTGCGGCGGGGCAAAGTCTGGTTCGACGACTACGGTCACACCGAGCGCGAGATCGTGGACGGCACCACCGGCTTTTTGCAGGAGACTTACCCCCACTACACCTGTAGCAAAGGGCTCAGCCGCTGGATTGATAAGCACAACCGCTACTCAACTGACGAGGCGGCTGAAACCCTGCGGCAGTTGCAAAGCGGCAGGGTGGACTGGCGGGCCATGATTTGGGGCAAATCTGAAGTCGAGCGGCGGCGAGCGCTGAAGGATCTCTCGCTGCGACTGCCCCTGCGTCCCCTAACTCGGTGGCTCTACATGATGTTTATTCTCGGTGGCTGGCGCGATGGCCGAGCCGGGCTCGCTTGGTGCACCCTCCAGGCGTTTTATGAGTATTTGATTGTGCTCAAGGCGCGGGAATTGATGCATCCCGAATACCTAACCGGCGTACAGCCAGAAGAGCCAACCACTGTTTCAAACAGCTCCCAATCTGTGGAAGAGCATGGCCCGGTTGCATCCGGTGTCGCTATCCCGCCGATGCAATAACCATTCATCCCCTCTCTCACCCCCTTATCTTCCTCATCTCCCTCGCCTTCCCCATCCCCCTCACCCCTTACCCACTCACCCTCCCTAGCCAAGGCGCTATCGTAGAAAAATGAGTGAATACAGGGTAAAACGGGTTACAGCTCCCCCCAAAAAAGCTTCGTGGCGCAATCTGGGTCAGTCGCTTGGGATGTATCGCTATGGGCAGCGCGCCACTCAGCTGGTGTGGCAGACCGACTGGCGGCTGACGGTGGCGCTGGGGCTGCTGACATTGGTGGCGGGCTTGCTGCCGGCGGCGATCGCCTACGTTGGCAAGCTGATTGTCGATGGCGTGGTCAAGGCGGCCCAGTCAGGATTAGCGATCGATCGTCAGGCAGCGCTGATGTACCTGGCGCTGGAGGCTGTGTTGGTGGCAGGCTTGGCGGGAGCGCGCCAGGGCTTGACCCTATGCCAATCGCTGCTGCGGGTGCTGCTGGGGCAGCGGGTCAACGTGATGATTCTCGAAAAGGCCCAAACCCTACCGCTGACCTACTTCGAAGATTCTGAGTTTTACGACAAGATGACCCAGGCTCGGCGCGAGGCGTCGTCGCGGCCCCTGAGCATGGTCAACCGCACCTTTGGAGTCGTGCAGGACTTGCTGTCGCTGCTCACCTTTGGGGGATTGCTGCTGCAATTTTCGGGCTGGGCGGTGGCGCTGCTGGCCGTGGCTACTCTACCCGCATTCATCGCTGAGACCCAGTTCGCAGGGGAGGCCTTTCGCCTGTTTAAGTGGCGATCGCCCGAAACCCGCCAGCAAATTTACCTGGAGGCGCTGCTGGCGCGGGAGGATTTTGCCAAGGAGGTGAAGCTGTTTGGCCTGGGGCCGCTGCTGCTAGAGCGCTACCAAGATATTTTTCAGCGTCTCTATAAAGAAGACCGCAGCCTGACCGTGCGCCGCAGCGGCTGGAGCTACGGGCTGGGGTTGCTGAGCACCGTATCGTTTTACCTGGCCTACTGCTGGATTGTGCTGGAGGCGATCGCAGGTCGCATTTCTCTAGGCGAGTTGACCATGTACCTGACGGTGTTTCGACAGGGGCAGACCACCTTTGCCAGCACCCTCACGGCGATCGGCGGCATGTACGAGGACGGGCTCTACCTGGCCAACCTCTACGAGTTTCTCGAACAGTCGGTGCCGGAGGATATGGGAATAGCCGATCGAGGCCTTGACCCTGGTGATGGGTTGCGGTTTGAGCAGGTGTCCTTTAGCTATCCGGGCAGCGATCGCTTGGCCCTAGAGAACGTCTCGTTTCACCTAAAGCCGGGGGAAAAGATGGCGATCGTGGGCGAAAACGGCTCGGGCAAAACCACGTTGATCAAGCTGCTCACCCGGCTCTACACCCCCAGCCAGGGCCGCATTCTGCTGGATGGCCGCGACCTGCAGGAGTGGGATGCCGAGGTGGTGCAGCAGCGCATCGGCGTGATTTTTCAAGACTTTGTGCGCTACCAGTTTAAGGTGGGCGAAAACATTGGCGTCGGCGATGTCACCGACTTTGAGGATGCCCAGCGCTGGCAGGTCGCCGCCGCCAAAGGCACCGCCACCGAATTCATCGAAGACCTGCCGGAGGGTTTCAATACCCAGCTGGGGAAATGGTTCTTTGGCGGGCAAGAGCTTTCCGGCGGGCAGTGGCAGAAGATCGCCCTCTCCCGCGCCTTTATGCGTACCGACGCCGATATTTTGGTGCTGGATGAACCGACTTCAGCCATGGATGCCGAAGCCGAAACCCGTCTGTTTGAGCAGTTTCGCGAAGCCACTCAGGATCAGATGGCGATCCTAATTTCCCACCGCTTCTCGACGGTGCGACGGGCCGATAACATTATTGTGCTGGCTAACGGTAGGCTAATCGAGCAGGGCAGCCACGAGGAGCTGCTGCACCAGGATGGTCGCTATGCCCGCCTGTTCACCATGCAGGCGGCTGGCTACCTGTAGCGCCCCCCAGTCTGGATCGACAACGCATTGGGTAATGGGCATAATGCCCCTAGAGTCAGTTACCAGCTTTGAGAACCGCTCAATTTTGGCTAAATCAGCTAAATTTACGCCGCAGCTTCCGTCGTCGGCTAGGGGCTGCGATCGCTACCACTATCCTCATTTTTTCCGTGCTTCTGGCCTGTATTGTTGGTGACATTAGCCAGCGCCAGATCCAGGCTGACCGTGGTGAGCTGATGGCCCAGATGGCCTACCAGCTGGCAGGGGCGCTCGATCGCGACATGTTTATCTATTATCAAGAAATTCAAACTCTGGCCTCGCTGGAGGAGATGCGATCGCCCCAGCGCCCTACCGCCCAAAAACAAATGCTGCTCGATCGCATGCAAGAGGCCTTCAGCGACTTCGCTTGGATTGGCCTCACCGACTCGCGGGGCATTGTGATGGCCAGCACCCACGGGCTGTTAACTGGAGCCAATGTCTCCAAGCGGCCCTGGTTCATTGAAGGTCGGACCCGTCCCAACGTGCAGGATGTGCACTCGGCCAAGTTGCTCACCGCCCTGGTGCCCAACCCCAGCTCTGACCCCCTGCGCCTGGTGGATGTCACCGCCCCCGTGGTCGATAACACGGGTACGCTAGTGGGAGTGCTGGGCGGACACCTTTACTGGCAGTGGGCCACTGCCCTGCGAGACAACCTGCTTCAGCCGCTAAAAGACTACAAACAGGTAGAAATTCAGATTTTGTCGAGCACTGGAGACGTGTTGCTCGGGCCGGGCCGCAGCTCTGACGATATCAGCGCACCAGTCAATTTGAGTGGTCTAAAAAGCTTTCAAGCCGCTCAACAAGGCGAAACCGAGGCAATGATAGAGCCCTGGCTAGACAACGCGCCGACCCTAACGGGCTACGCACAGACCCAGGGCTATCGCAGCTATCCCGGCCTGGGCTGGGTGGTACTGGTGCATCAGCCCACTCAGGAGGCTTTTGCTGCGGCGCGATCGCTCAAGCACAGCATTTGTCTCTGGGGCCTTGCCCTAGGGGTACTAGGCGGTGCTCTCAGCTGGTATATCGCTGGGCAAATGGTGAAGCCAGTCATGGCGATCGCCCACACCGCCGAGGGTCTGCGCACCGGCACCACCCGCGCCCCCATGCCAGTTTTTTCGGGGCAGGACGAGATTGCCCAACTGTCGCGATCGGTGGGCCAGCTATTTGCCAACCTCGACCAGCAGACTACTCTGCTTCAGCAGTTTAATGCTGACCTAGAGGCTCAGATCGCCGCCCGCACCGCCAGTCTCAACCAGACCAACCATCGTCTCCAGCAAGAAATTGAGGTGCGCAGCCAGACCGAGCAAGCTCTGCAAAACGCCAACCAAGAGCTACAGCGGCTCACCCTCGTGGACGGGCTGACGGGCATTGCCAACCGCCGCCACTTTGACCAATATCTAGAGCAAGAATGGCGACGCTCGGTGCGCGATCGTCTGCCCCTGTCGCTAATTTTGCTCGATGTAGACTATTTCAAACTCTACAACGACCACTATGGCCACCAATCGGGCGATGCTTGCCTGTGCCAGATTGCCCAGGCGATCGCGATTCCCCCCCGTCGTGCCACTGACCTGCCCGTCCGCTACGGCGGCGAAGAGTTTGCGGTGATCTTGCCCAACACCGATAGAGCCGGAGCCATCTACCTAGCCGAAACCCTGCGCCAAGCGGTGAAGGCGCTGCACCTTCCCCACGCCAAGTCTGCCGTTGGCCCTTGGGTCACCATTAGCCTGGGGGTGGCCACCTGTCTACCCTCGGCCACGCTCAACCCCATCAATCTGATCCGCACTGCCGATGGGCTGCTGTATCAGGCCAAGCAGCAGGGGCGCGATCGCCTCGTAGCCAATCCCTGACCCCTACATTCCCCTAAATCGACAATCTGGGACAGGATTGTTCAACTTGTTTAAAAGCTTTGATCAGACACTTTAAAGACTTGTCAAGGCTTAATCAAGAAACCTTTCTCCTTAGGAAATAGAGTGATATAAACGAAAGTAACAGCACCAATCATCGGCATTCCGACCGGAAAACCGTAGATTGCGTTTGTAGTCCTTTTTATTGCAGAGCTTTGCTCTTGGCCTTAGTCTTGCTTCCATCCCCTCCCAGGAGGGGATGGGAACAATACCGTTACTCTCAACCCTCCGCTCTCAACGACCGCCCATGACGAGTGTTATTCCCCTCCACAACCCGGACGATCGCTTCTACTACTTTGCCTACGGCTCCTGCATGTGCCCAGTCGATCTAAAACGCTCCCTGGGCGAAAGCACCCACGACTATGTGGTTGGGCCAGCAACGCTCGCCGGGTATCGGCTGGGGTTCTTTCGGCGATCGCGCCTGCGCAACTGCGGTGTGCTCGATGTCGTTCCGCACCCTGCTTCTACGGTGCAGGGCGTGCTCTACCACCTGCCTTGGCGGCTCAGCCCTGCCCTCGACCTGCGCGAAGAAGGCTACTGCCACGAAATGGTCACCGTCACCGCCAACGGGCAAGCCTACGCGCAAACCCGCACCTACTCGGTAATCAGCAAGACCCACGCAGAAATTGCTCCCAACGAGTGGTACTCCAGCGTGGTCATGCGAGGAGCCGCCACTTGTGGACTGCCAGAAGAATATTGCTGGAGCCTATTTCATCACATTCATTCGCTGCAACGGCGGCAGGTAGCGACTCCGCTGCGGCATACGGCCTAACTCGTTAGCAACGGGTCAGAGCATTACTTATAATGAGGGCTACTTACAACCCTTCACCCCGCTGCCACCGTGACCCAGACGCCGCTTTCGCCTCGCCCTGCTGTAACCGATGCTCGCCCCGATGCCCTGGGTCGCTTTGGCCAGTTTGGCGGTAAATACGTGCCCGAAACCCTCATGCCCGCCCTCTTTGAGCTAGAGCAGGCATTTTACCAATATCGCGACGAGGCCGACTTTCACGCTGAACTAAATGGCCTGCTCAAGGATTATGTAGGTCGAGCCACGCCTCTCTACTTCGCTGAGCGACTCACCGCTCACTACCGCCGTCCTGACGGTAGCGGTCCCGATATTTATCTCAAGCGCGAAGACCTCAACCATACAGGCGCGCACAAAATCAACAATGCTCTAGGTCAGGTGCTGCTGGCTAAGCGCATGGGCAAGCAGCGCATCATTGCCGAAACCGGGGCCGGGCAGCATGGGGTCGCCACCGCTACGGTGTGCGCCCGCTTTGGCCTCCAGTGCGTCATCTATATGGGCGTGCAAGATATGGAGCGCCAGTCGCTGAACGTGTTTCGTATGCGGCTGATGGGAGCTGAGGTGCGCGGCGTGACGGCGGGTACCGGCACCCTCAAAGACGCTACCTCTGAAGCGATTCGCGACTGGGTGACGAATGTAGAAAATACTCACTACATCCTAGGTTCTGTAGCTGGTCCCCACCCTTACCCGATGATGGTGCGCGACTTCCACGCCATTATTGGCGAGGAGACCCGTGCCCAGTGCCAAGAGAAGTTTGATAGCCTACCCGATATTCTGATGGCCTGCGTCGGTGGCGGTTCCAACGCCATGGGTCTGTTCCACGAGTTTGTCAACGAGCCCACGGTGCGGATGATCGGCATTGAGGCGGCGGGCAGCGGTGTGGCCAGCGGCAAGCATGCGGCCACCCTGACGGAGGGTCGAGTTGGCGTGCTCCACGGAGCGATGAGCTATCTCCTGCAAGACAGTGAAGGTCAGGTGATCGAGGCCCACTCCATCAGTGCCGGTCTAGACTATCCCGGTGTTGGCCCCGAGCACAGCTTTTTGAAGGATGCAGGCCGAGCCGAATACTACAGCGTTACCGACCAAGAGGCGCTAGACGCGTTTCAGCGGGTATCGCGTCTGGAGGGAATTATCCCCGCGCTGGAGACGGCCCACGCCTTTGCCTATCTCGAAACCCTGTGTCCGCAACTGACGGGTAACCCCCGTATTGTGATCAACTCCTCGGGCCGAGGTGACAAGGATGTCAACACCGTTGCCAAGGCGTTGGGCGGGCTAAAGTAGGCGGTCTGAGTCGCAGACCGATTGGAACGTGAGCGGATTGCCGTGGACACAAGTGGCGGGCCTAAATCGCTGTACGACACTGACTTCAACGTTTGGTTGGAGACCACGGCTGCTCAACTGCGATCGCCCAATTTTGATGCCCTCGACCTAAACAACCGGATTGAGGAAATCAAAAGTCTCGCCCGACAGGATCGCCGATCGCTGCCCAACTTTCTTCGGCAGATTTGTGAGCGGCTGCTGATGCTCAATTTTTGGGAGACTGAGCGCGATCGCCACAGTCGTGACTGGATTATGGGAGTACTGCACAATCGCTACGATATCCAGTTGATTTTGGAGGATAGCCCCAGCCGCATCTACACCTCGATACAACGTTCCCAAAGCAATATGGTTAACGGACGCGAGCTATTCTTGATCCTCAGCGGAGTCCAAGAAGGATGTGTTCCTACGGCCCCTGCTTTCCCCTAGAGCAAGCCCTGGACAGTAATTGTTTCCCGTGGCAGCCCGGTTTATCTGACA
It contains:
- the trpB gene encoding tryptophan synthase subunit beta, which translates into the protein MTQTPLSPRPAVTDARPDALGRFGQFGGKYVPETLMPALFELEQAFYQYRDEADFHAELNGLLKDYVGRATPLYFAERLTAHYRRPDGSGPDIYLKREDLNHTGAHKINNALGQVLLAKRMGKQRIIAETGAGQHGVATATVCARFGLQCVIYMGVQDMERQSLNVFRMRLMGAEVRGVTAGTGTLKDATSEAIRDWVTNVENTHYILGSVAGPHPYPMMVRDFHAIIGEETRAQCQEKFDSLPDILMACVGGGSNAMGLFHEFVNEPTVRMIGIEAAGSGVASGKHAATLTEGRVGVLHGAMSYLLQDSEGQVIEAHSISAGLDYPGVGPEHSFLKDAGRAEYYSVTDQEALDAFQRVSRLEGIIPALETAHAFAYLETLCPQLTGNPRIVINSSGRGDKDVNTVAKALGGLK
- a CDS encoding diguanylate cyclase, coding for MRTAQFWLNQLNLRRSFRRRLGAAIATTILIFSVLLACIVGDISQRQIQADRGELMAQMAYQLAGALDRDMFIYYQEIQTLASLEEMRSPQRPTAQKQMLLDRMQEAFSDFAWIGLTDSRGIVMASTHGLLTGANVSKRPWFIEGRTRPNVQDVHSAKLLTALVPNPSSDPLRLVDVTAPVVDNTGTLVGVLGGHLYWQWATALRDNLLQPLKDYKQVEIQILSSTGDVLLGPGRSSDDISAPVNLSGLKSFQAAQQGETEAMIEPWLDNAPTLTGYAQTQGYRSYPGLGWVVLVHQPTQEAFAAARSLKHSICLWGLALGVLGGALSWYIAGQMVKPVMAIAHTAEGLRTGTTRAPMPVFSGQDEIAQLSRSVGQLFANLDQQTTLLQQFNADLEAQIAARTASLNQTNHRLQQEIEVRSQTEQALQNANQELQRLTLVDGLTGIANRRHFDQYLEQEWRRSVRDRLPLSLILLDVDYFKLYNDHYGHQSGDACLCQIAQAIAIPPRRATDLPVRYGGEEFAVILPNTDRAGAIYLAETLRQAVKALHLPHAKSAVGPWVTISLGVATCLPSATLNPINLIRTADGLLYQAKQQGRDRLVANP
- a CDS encoding glycosyltransferase family 2 protein: MFSIFILTHNEERDIAACIESALLSDDVIVVDSCSSDRTKTIATQYPIRFIEHPFASHGQQRTWMLEHVPYHHDWAYILEADERMTPELFAECLDVIANGDKAGYYVAERVMFMGSWIRRSTQFPRYQLRLLRRGKVWFDDYGHTEREIVDGTTGFLQETYPHYTCSKGLSRWIDKHNRYSTDEAAETLRQLQSGRVDWRAMIWGKSEVERRRALKDLSLRLPLRPLTRWLYMMFILGGWRDGRAGLAWCTLQAFYEYLIVLKARELMHPEYLTGVQPEEPTTVSNSSQSVEEHGPVASGVAIPPMQ
- a CDS encoding ABC transporter ATP-binding protein, translated to MSEYRVKRVTAPPKKASWRNLGQSLGMYRYGQRATQLVWQTDWRLTVALGLLTLVAGLLPAAIAYVGKLIVDGVVKAAQSGLAIDRQAALMYLALEAVLVAGLAGARQGLTLCQSLLRVLLGQRVNVMILEKAQTLPLTYFEDSEFYDKMTQARREASSRPLSMVNRTFGVVQDLLSLLTFGGLLLQFSGWAVALLAVATLPAFIAETQFAGEAFRLFKWRSPETRQQIYLEALLAREDFAKEVKLFGLGPLLLERYQDIFQRLYKEDRSLTVRRSGWSYGLGLLSTVSFYLAYCWIVLEAIAGRISLGELTMYLTVFRQGQTTFASTLTAIGGMYEDGLYLANLYEFLEQSVPEDMGIADRGLDPGDGLRFEQVSFSYPGSDRLALENVSFHLKPGEKMAIVGENGSGKTTLIKLLTRLYTPSQGRILLDGRDLQEWDAEVVQQRIGVIFQDFVRYQFKVGENIGVGDVTDFEDAQRWQVAAAKGTATEFIEDLPEGFNTQLGKWFFGGQELSGGQWQKIALSRAFMRTDADILVLDEPTSAMDAEAETRLFEQFREATQDQMAILISHRFSTVRRADNIIVLANGRLIEQGSHEELLHQDGRYARLFTMQAAGYL
- a CDS encoding gamma-glutamylcyclotransferase; protein product: MTSVIPLHNPDDRFYYFAYGSCMCPVDLKRSLGESTHDYVVGPATLAGYRLGFFRRSRLRNCGVLDVVPHPASTVQGVLYHLPWRLSPALDLREEGYCHEMVTVTANGQAYAQTRTYSVISKTHAEIAPNEWYSSVVMRGAATCGLPEEYCWSLFHHIHSLQRRQVATPLRHTA
- a CDS encoding DUF29 domain-containing protein, coding for MDTSGGPKSLYDTDFNVWLETTAAQLRSPNFDALDLNNRIEEIKSLARQDRRSLPNFLRQICERLLMLNFWETERDRHSRDWIMGVLHNRYDIQLILEDSPSRIYTSIQRSQSNMVNGRELFLILSGVQEGCVPTAPAFP